The sequence below is a genomic window from Candidatus Neomarinimicrobiota bacterium.
CTTTCAGGAGGTGGACCTGCATTCTGCCCTCAATCCCGTGACCCGCTGGCAACAGGTCGTGCTCGGTTCTGAAAACGCGTCCAACCTCGTGGCCCTCGCCATCAAGCATGCCGAGGTGGAGCACGGACCCACAGCGCTCATCTTCCCCGATGAAATGCAGCGCTTGCCGGCCAGAGATCCTCAGCCCGACACCCCCCGGGTCGGCCGCGTACCGTTGGTGGCCATCGCCCCGCCGAAAGACGAGCTAAAGCGAGCCCTTGATTTGATTAATGCGGCGAAACGGCCCACCATCGTCTGTGGGCAGGGTGCGGCCGCTTTCCGGGACCATGTGCTGCGTCTTGCAGAAAAGTTAGCGGCGCCGATTGTCACCACCTTCAAGGCTAAGGGCATGGTACCTGACAATCACCCGCTGGCTTGCGGCGTACTTGGCCGCAGTGGCATCCCCGTGGCCAGCATCATGATGGGCAGCGCCGATTTACTCATCACCTTCGGCACCTCCTTTTCTGTCCATACTGGCATCGCGGAGTATCTCCCTACCATTCAGGTTGACCGGGACCGGATGACACTGGGCAAATTTCATCCCGTGGAGGTGCCCCTGTGGGGCGATATCGGAGTGACCATCGAGCAGCTGCTGGACGATGAGGGGCTGGCTCCTAAACCACGGCCCCAGCTGCGCGCCGAGATCGCGGCTCGCTGGAAAAAATGGCGCGCGGAGAAGGAGCGACGCCGGGCTGATCTATCGGCCAGCGGTCTGAACTCAGCATCCATCTTTCATGCCCTCAGTAACCTCGCGCCTGCCGATGCCATCATCGCGGTCGATGTGGGCAACAACACCTATTCCTTCGGTCGCTACTTCGAATGCCAGCAGCAGACCATTCTCATGTCGGGCTACCTGGGATCTATCGGTTTTGGATTTCCTGCTGCGCTGGGAGCCTGGTCCGCACACACGGGCCGCAAGGTGATTGCCGTAGCCGGCGACGGGGGCTTCGGCCAATACCTGGCGGAATTTACGACGGCCGTCCGGTACAACATGGACATCACACTGGTGCTGCTGAACAACAGTCAACTCGGCAAAATCTCAAAGGAGTTCGAAGCCGACGATATGGAGGTCTGGCAGACCGGCCTGACCAATCCGGACTTTGCTGCCTATGCCAAACTTTGCGGCGGTGACGGTATTCGGGTCTCGGCGCCGGACGAAATTGATGGTGCGCTGATAAAGGCCCTCGCCAGCAAGAAGCCGTTTATCGTAGAATTCCTCACGGACCCCCTGCTGATATAGTTTTAAGACTGCGCCTGAGGTAGAAGCGCATATTCTATCTCTCGCTGCACGGTTTGGTTACTCACCGACAGCGCAGCGGCTATTTCATGGGGGCTATACAGGCGCTCCATGCCCATGATCTAACTCACGCCAGTGGCGCTATCCAAATGGGCGCCGTGG
It includes:
- a CDS encoding Rieske 2Fe-2S domain-containing protein, encoding MAEPTVQWYRVADLDSLPDNRVRTVTAGTHQVCLVHHEGKLTALDNRCPHQGGPLGEGQLEDGWVICPWHAYQYDPITGQGPEGFEDKVDPYPVELREDGIFVGLETAVHRTTLADQVVAVMTSWGVEVVFGMVGHSNLGLADAMRRAELDGKMHYYGIRHEGAGAFAASAYAKLTGRTAVCFAIAGPGATNLITGMWDAHVDNVPMLALVGQVNTQIMGPGTFQEVDLHSALNPVTRWQQVVLGSENASNLVALAIKHAEVEHGPTALIFPDEMQRLPARDPQPDTPRVGRVPLVAIAPPKDELKRALDLINAAKRPTIVCGQGAAAFRDHVLRLAEKLAAPIVTTFKAKGMVPDNHPLACGVLGRSGIPVASIMMGSADLLITFGTSFSVHTGIAEYLPTIQVDRDRMTLGKFHPVEVPLWGDIGVTIEQLLDDEGLAPKPRPQLRAEIAARWKKWRAEKERRRADLSASGLNSASIFHALSNLAPADAIIAVDVGNNTYSFGRYFECQQQTILMSGYLGSIGFGFPAALGAWSAHTGRKVIAVAGDGGFGQYLAEFTTAVRYNMDITLVLLNNSQLGKISKEFEADDMEVWQTGLTNPDFAAYAKLCGGDGIRVSAPDEIDGALIKALASKKPFIVEFLTDPLLI